The segment ttttagataaacatttaaataacaatttaagGTGCTTCTAGGAATCTGAACATCTACGTATAACTACAATTAACAACTATAAGTTAAAATACACTGAATGAATATGCAGTTTTATGTGTCAAGtgctttcagggtgcctgggtggctcagttgtttaagcgtttgactcttgatttcagctcaggtcatgatcctacggtTCAtcagatggagccccatgtcgggctctgcgctgacatcaaactgacagtgtggagcctgctcaggattctctctccccgtccctcAACAAATAACTATTTATATGTCcagtgcttcatttttttaaactcactGTAAATTGTCATATAAGTgttatatttaattgtttttgacTGGCTTCAGGTATCTAACAATAAAATATGGTTAGTTACAAGGGTTTGCATATTTATCTGCTTCCCAGTTCTCTGCAAAGACTAATAGAGCAATGAGGAGAGGTCCTCCAGGTGTATCTCCTCATGGAGGAAATAGTGGGGTCTCACCAGGGTGCCACCTCTTACCTCGGAAGTTGTTAAGCCTCTCAGACATCCCGGTGATTGTCCACTCACTGAGCTGTGGGTCCACAGGCTGGGGCAAGTGCGCCTGCACTAACTGACTcctgcaaagaaacagaaccacttACTGATCCCTCTAGTCCTATCATAAGCCTCCCTTGAAGATGCTCCTTCAAAATCCTCACAATTGGGTGCAAAGGGTCAGAGTTTAACTCCACAAACTGAGGGATGTTGTAGTTGTTCTTGTATTTTATAACTAGCTACTGTGCTCTTATCACTTCAATCTCAGTAAGATAGATCACTCACAAATGTGTTTTCTCCCTTCGCCTTCCCTATGGAAGGCACACAGCTGTTCTCATTTAGTTCCTGAAACCCAATAGGTGTCAAATAGAGCTTAATAGGGCCTAATATATAGAGCTTAATCTCTGTAGGGGTTttcatctctttccctcccctctcttcttaTCATCCTTCCACCTGCTGCCGCTCtgagcttatttgtttttttttttaatgtttatttattttgagagagagagagagagagatagagagagagagacagacagacagacagactacAGACTACAAGtaagggagggtcagaaagagacagactcaggctccaggctctgagctgtcagcacagaaaacAATGCAGAACTTGAACCCTTGAATCCTCAAGTTgagaggtcatgacatgagccgaagtcagactgagccacccaggaacctctccCTGAGCTTATCTGCCTTTCCCATAGAATATGTGGAATAATCCTCAAATAATTAGGATTTTGAAAATTAGAGGCAGGAAAAACAGTTATATTGGCAACTTCTGCATTAAGCCTTGCAGCTGAAACCACACCCTGCTTCAACCCTCACTTTTACCTAAGAGTGGTCAATATAAAACCGAGAAGTGTCTTAGACAAGGAATAAATGAGGGCATAAAGAAACTTGTCATAAAAAGTTGTGGGTCCATCTCAGCAGAAATAACCTGACCACTGTCACTGATGCCATAACTTGGATGGAGGGGCAAACTTACCTTTTCATGATGTCTCCCAAATCCtgtaaagagaaagaggaaggcttAGCTTTGAGCACAAGATATTCCCCTGTTTAGTCTAGTCTGAGGCTATGAGACTGAACAGGAAAATTCTCTATCTCCACTTTCTTCCTTGGTAAAATCATTTGCCCTTTTCCTTATCCTTAAAAAGATAAGATTTGGTCTTCTATTTATATGGTCTTCTATTTATTATATGATAAAATTATGATCATGATAAAATTTAAAGCAGATGTTCTTAGAGCAAACAATGGCTCTTTGGTTGTAATATACACTGAGATTCACGAAGGGTTTCTTCAAAGTTCTTATAAGGGTGTGTGGGCTCTAAGTCTAcgatttcaaaagagaaagaatggataCATCCCACATACTGACAAGTCCAGATACAAAActgaattatgtatttaaaagctGCTTTGTGGCAGTTGGTTAGAAACTCTTAGTAGAAAAAGTGAGATGATGATTTTTTCTGGATCTGTTCCTCACATTTCtatatagttttccttttcctgtatAAGGTGGATGTGACCCTGGATCTCTGGGTTATACTGGAGGAGCAAAGCCTGCTATTGCACAGAGGAGGCAGAATTTGAACTTTGGAACCAGAAAAATAATGGAGGTCAAAAGGGATATGGATCTCAGTGGATATAAATGATTTGCAGCCAGGCTCATGTTCATCCTTCCTCAGTCCTTACCTGGAGCAGGTGCACATCTGCTTTGAGGCACATTTCCTTCAGCTCCTCATAGATTCTTTTCAGGAGTTTCCCCATTTGAAGCATTCTAGCTACATTTCTCCGGAGTCGATGAAAAATTATCTTGCCTTCAATTGCCAGGCTCTctaaatgtttttgcttttctttgtggaGGTATTGGTACACCTTAGGATATTCAGCCTTGATCATCACCATCCTTAGATTTACAAAACCCTGAAGTGACATTGGTTTCATTAGATCATGTATCTGGACAGTTTTACTCTTCTCTCATTATCTACAGTTTGCATGCTATGCCCAATGTTCTGGTCTTAGTCTGTTGGGCTGCTTTTACAAAAACGCCACAGACTGGGTACCTAATGGATACAGAaactatttctcacagttctgcgTGCTGGGAAGTCTACGATTGACGCTGGCAGATTTGGCATCTGGTGAGAATCTACTTCCTAGATAGCCATCGTTTCGTTGTGTTCTCAAATGGCAGATGGCACAAGGGACATTTCCAGGGTCTCTTTTAGATGAGCACTGGTCTCATTACTGAGGACTGTGGTCTCGTGACCTAATCACCTCACAAAGCCCCCACTCCTATTGCCATCACGGGGGTTAGAGTCTGAACATACAAATTGGGGGAGGAAGCAATTCAGATCATAGAAGTACTACATACATTTTTAGGTCTTTCTCCTTCTAAGAAACCACATATTTGGCTTCTTTCttaccttcctccctccttccttttcatttatttgtttgcctgCACCACTGCTTCCAACTACTTACTCTCAAACTTCCATATTTTCatgtgaaaatagaaaattaagatcaaatttttttgttttacaggATTCATAACAATCTCAAAATCATAATCCATTCTTCTCAGTGCTAGTACTTACAAACTGACTATCTGCTCTTAGGAAAAAGCAACAATTTGCTTCCTCAGGAAAACAGAGGACATCACATGTGATCTTTCTAAATTACCTCCATTCCTTACACACTCTCTTCCACCAGTGCTGGGCTCTGCCTGCCTCTTACTACCAGGGCTAAACCCACCTCCTCTTTACTGGTCCCCCTGTCTTGTCTTCTCGGAGATATTACTGGTCTACATTACTATCCCACAATACTAGTTCTTGCCTTgccttcatgtctctgtgtctctctctcccttgtcctATGAGCCTGTCTCCATTTTATTCTCTCATTCAGACACTTTTTcacactctctttccctttcttttcacaCAGCTTttaaacatatacacatttatcaaattattttggaaatgtcAAAACTAAATATCGTTATTATAATGACTTTATCCAGCTTCTATGCTAACACTTTCATTGCCATCAAAGCCAGACTTATTGACCAAATGTGATCAAACTCACTGTGCCCAGGGATGCAATTTTCAACTATTCATCCAAGCAATGAGTCTTCCCTTCTGTCTCCTACCCATTCCTGAACCACACATTCCAACAATAGGTTCCAACCAAGAGCCTATTTTTACTAAATTGAAATAATATGATTCATTCTTATAGTACTTCACCTTCTTTCCACATTTGATCCTGTTTACTACTCATTTCTTTTACTAatctcttctgtctcctctgctcTGGGAAGCTGCATTCTCAGGTGCTCATCTCCCACCATCTTCTAACAACCACTCAGATCTCTGCCCAGATGTAACCTTGGCAGTGGTTATACCAGCACATCCCAGCCTGCACTCTTTATACccattttctgctttcattttattgCAAGGACTTCATAAATGTCATATAGCTTAAATTTTACTTCTTAGATTTCTGGATTGAGTTCTCTCACTAGATTATAAACTACTGAGGTCAgtgatttgtttctctttttgtccaGTTATATATCTCTTTGTTGGCCTAGAACAGTGAGCAACATACCATaggtcctcatatgaatgaatgTTTCATCAGAAATCCATCCTAAACAATCAAGCTAATGTTCTTATTACTCTTTGGCACTCCTACAGCACCATGTACAGATTCCTGTTCAGTGAATTATTATTCACTAATATTGCCTTTTTATAGGTCTCTAGGTCTCCTCTAGTACTGCTcaagttctttgaaaataatggtttcattttcttctttagatcaggttctctgttcctctttgtgAATCAATAAATGACACAATCAAAAGTCCTTAACTaggcatttgtattttttttttgttttaatttttttttcaacgtttatttatttttgggacagagagagacagagcatgaacgggggagggtcagagagagagggagacacagaatcggaaacaggctccaggctccgagccatcagcccagagcctgacgtggggctcgaactcacggaccgcaagatcgtgacctggctgaagtcggacgcttaaccgactgcgccacccaggcacccctaggcatTTGTATTCTTGACCTGGCTACAATTACATTTCTAGCCACACTTCTCACTATGTTCTGCTTCATACCCTATCTACTAATCAGTAGGACCAGCACCGAGATCTCAAACAATTCCATGGGTTATCTGGCTTGTCTCATCTTTAGTTTTCTTGTCCCTCAGAATTCTTTGCCATCAATACCCAGGAAATTAAATTCTAATAACTTATTTTATCACACTGATGTTTTACTGGTTTGAGAAGCTTTTGTTAACATTCAAAGTTTACTAAGTTCCTACGGAAGTCTGTATTTACCTCCATCCTACTGATCATTGCATTCTGCCTTGTGAGAGTGCATTTTCTTGTCCCTGATAATGTATTAGTGGCACATATTGCTTTATccagaaaaatcaggaaaaaggcTTTTAGTTATACAATGGACTCAATGTGAAATCCTGCACTGAAGGTCATGTTTTCATACAGTTCTTATATGTAGCTCTTTTTCTGATCATCTGGTCAGGGAACATTATGATTTAACTTAGGTTCTTCCACTGTCAGTTACCATGGTATCTGTCCCAAGCTGGTTCCATGGGAAACAGGGCTTCCCACTTACCTGCCATACTCTAAGTAAGTTGTactctttgtttatatttctctgatttctctgCCTGTTTTTCCAAATAGATTTCATTTGCATCAGAAGTTTCTCCTGTAAAAGAACTACAAATTTGAGcactagaaaaacaaatatgtaatttTCAGATACCTCAAAAAGTGATAAAGGGATagacatgagaaaaataaaaaaggaagcagagatgTCAGTGAGTTTCTTTGGGAATGCAAGTAAGTCAAAACTGGGAGGCTGACCAAAAGTAGAGTTCCTGAATTTGGAAATGAAATCCATTATCCGAGGAATCTAGTACTGATATTATACGTAACATGGAACATTTTCAGAAATGGATCTTAAttcatattaattttgaaatgatAGCCATCATGTTTTCTATGGCATGATTAGAACATATTGAAGAGCCTTATTGTCATCATGGCAGAAGTAGCCAATGACTGTCAACTGCCACTAGAGATTATCCACCTGGCCAGTTACACTGAAACACCAGCACCCTCTTCAAGTCATCATCATTCCTCTCCCCCAGCCTAACAGAATTTAAACTGCAGAGGAGCAAGgatgtttgtttagtttcttcGGTGCTGTATCCATAGGTTTTAGAATCATGCCTGGCAGATGGTGTTTACAAATTCTACTTGTTTAAGgcataagagaagaaaaataaaatcacttttgctCATTGCCTATCAGATATCAAGTCCTCCACATTTCACATGCATTCAGAGGCAGTACTTACCCTGCAGTGCTCAGCAACCTGTGAAACTGGACAGTGTATGTGAGTGGTATGCCCTGGCGAATGAGAGCATTGCAAACACAGCAGGCTCTTGTCAGTTGGACAGAAGATGTTCTTCAGTGCTTGGTGTATCCAACACACCTGCCTGGCAGACCTCGGTAACTTCTTGGCAACTGATTCTTTTTTAGCACGAGCTTGTCCCTCAGCAGAAATAATGCTTTTGAAGTCCATGCGTGGAGATACTGCCCTGCATACAGGGCAGCGGGTAGGATGCTGTGCATCTTCCCACAGGAGGCAGAGACACGGAGTACAAAAGCTGTGTCCACAGTTAATGGTGACAGGGTCTGTGAAATAGTCCTTGCAGATGGAACAGATAAGCAGACTGGGGGCGTAGCGCACAAAAGTAGAATCCATGTTTCTGAGGAAATAAacggaaataaaataaataagcttttgcTCACTAATAAACACATGCATGATAACAGGATGGGTGGTGCTTGGAGTAAGAcggtgaggaggaaggagagtcTTCCAGACTGAGAGCCTGCGTCCTTGTTTTCCAGCCATGGCCTCCAGCCCTGCTTTTCAGCTTCCATTAGAAATTCAGGATTTGTCAGCCATGTTGTCTCTCTTACAAAGACATCAGAGGTTTTGGCTCACCCCTAGTCATAGTAGGGGGCATTGTTTTTGTCCAAAGGTATCATGGGTTCcccttattttctcttctttgattgGTTAGCACAGGTATGTGCTCcaattctggccaatgaaataagagaaagaaagactccCAGAAGAGTCTATAAGAGGTTTTCTTGTTCTAGaagaaacatggaagaaaaatctgttttttctgtttctggacaTTATATGGATACAGTACTCATTTGCATTCCCATTTTATGATATCAAAGTGAACTAGCTTAAGTACAACAGCCAATACTCCGAGCCTAACAAGGGGATGGGAAAAACCTTCTGGATTTGCAAGAATGGCACTGAACCCTTACTTACCTTTTCTGGAGAGattaactcaaaaaaataaaaagacaccatAACAATAATTGAATCTGGCAAGAATCATCAGAAGATGCTAAAATAACTAAGACTTTGGGAAGAGAGTATTTGTATACCAACAAAGTTCTACTAAAAATATTGTTCctaaatgcaaaagagaaaatagtacCTTTTCAAGGTAAATATTTAGCAGATACATTAACCAGGTAACCAAACCATGGCCATGAATTTCATGCATTTATAGATGTGGACCACTTAAGGACTATGGCACACCTGTAGTACCCCTCCCAGAAACATTTAATCTGCAAGTAACCATGGCGGAAAGTTAGACAAATACATTTAGGAGAAATTACACAAAACAACAATCCTGGATTATTCAAATAATCTTAGTTTCTTAGGAGAAAATGTTTCGAAATGATTATACAGGAGGtgactaaaatatgaaaattaactaGGATGGGGCATCTTTGACCCGTTCCTAGATTAAAAAACTTACCAGCCAATAAGGACATTTTTGGGACATGCAGGGACATGATAAAAATAAGGGGGTCTTTCCATTTCAGCTTAGAAATGTAGAGAGCTGGAAAGCTGGTTGCCACCCTcctaccacaagaaaaaatgctagACAAATGAAACATTAATGACCTGTGTTGAAACTGTTAGAGAATTGAGGTAGCGAGTCAAACAGCAAAGATAGATTCTGCATAAAGAGCACAAGGAAAGAGCAAAACAGGACCTGTTCATGTTTATCTGGGGCAGATTCCACCAGAGCCCATAGAAATCTCTGTGAAGATAAAGTAGTTTAATTAGCTGCTAAAAACCAAATGTGAGCAAGGATAAGTGTGCAAAGCCCCTTAAGATCATAGACAGATATTTGTAGGGAGCAATACAGCTAGAGAGATGAAAGAGATAGGGTCTCTTTGGGAAGAGGACCTAGAGCCAAACCAAGAAGTAAACAGAATATCTTTCAAGTAGTACTCCTCAACTGAGGGCTCCCCTGACTCAACTGGGGAAATTTGGCACTATCTAGAGAcaattttggttgtcacaacttgagGCATATCACTGGCATTTAATGGGTAGAGGCCACAAATCCCTTTAAATACCCCATAATGCACAACACAAGAAAGATAACTCTTACAGCAAAGAGTTAGCCAATTTGCTAACTGTGTGAAGATGAGAAAACCTCTATTAGAGGCACTGGAGGTCTCTGGAACCCATAGCATTAACACAGTCTTACTTTGGTAACCATAGCCATAACAAACTTCAAACCCATGTCAAATATAGACTAGATTAACACAAATCATCATACTAAAGGCCTGGCAGAAGAAACTGTGCTCaccaaaaaacatgaaaaagactTACAGTATCTACTGTCATAGCACAGTATCTCCTGCATATATATCAGGTATTCAATAAAAAATGATGAGGcatatcaaaaggaaaaaaaaatccacgtgaACTGACAAAGCACTCCTCATAGCCAGCCTTAGATACAACACAGATGTTAGACCTATGAAATGAGGACTTTAGAA is part of the Felis catus isolate Fca126 chromosome D1, F.catus_Fca126_mat1.0, whole genome shotgun sequence genome and harbors:
- the TRIM77 gene encoding tripartite motif-containing protein 77 — protein: MDSTFVRYAPSLLICSICKDYFTDPVTINCGHSFCTPCLCLLWEDAQHPTRCPVCRAVSPRMDFKSIISAEGQARAKKESVAKKLPRSARQVCWIHQALKNIFCPTDKSLLCLQCSHSPGHTTHIHCPVSQVAEHCREKLLMQMKSIWKNRQRNQRNINKEYNLLRVWQGFVNLRMVMIKAEYPKVYQYLHKEKQKHLESLAIEGKIIFHRLRRNVARMLQMGKLLKRIYEELKEMCLKADVHLLQDLGDIMKRSQLVQAHLPQPVDPQLSEWTITGMSERLNNFRVYITFDDKIRNYRVPLFEDLRRLQCCPDHQDLPHSPASSQYKPSWAAQTFTCGKYYWEVDVGNSQNWIIGLCRESWTKRHDMLLNSEGIFLLLCVNVDDHCRLFSASPPLRHYIPRPQGLVGVFLDYEFGIVSFVNVAKSSLICNFLSCSFSFPLRPFICYGPK